One Glycine max cultivar Williams 82 chromosome 1, Glycine_max_v4.0, whole genome shotgun sequence genomic window, acttaaaaatattaaacattgaAATCTGGTTCAGATTTGGACATATTCCAGCACAAATTACAAAAGTCAGGAGTTTAAAGCTCTAATTTTTGGGTACATGAGAAATGAAAGCCTAGAGCAATGGCTGCATCCTAGAACAGTAAATGCAGAGCATCCGAAAACTTTGTGCCTTAATCAAAGATTAAATATCATGATTGATGTTGCTTCTGCTTTACATTATCTTCATTGTGAATGTGAGCAAAGAGTATCATTCATTGTGATTTAAAGCCAAGCAAAGTCCTTCTTGATGATGACATGATTTCTCATGTGAGTCATTTTGGCATAGCAAGACTTCTCTCAACCATCAATGGTACCACGTCTAAGCAACACAAGTATCATTGTAATAAAGGAGACTGTTGTCTATGCTCCTCCAGGTATGTTTTAAACTCTTGAATAAGTGTTTCTTTGAATTCCCATAACTTTTGGTAAAAACTTTGCATTAATTTCTAATTACAAAGTTTTGACAATTTTTGCTATATCTTTTTAGAGTATGGAGTGGGTTCTGAGGTGTCAATGAAAGGCAACATGTATAGTTTTGGGATTCTTATGTTGGAAATGCTTATTGGAAGAAAACTCATATGAAATCTTTGAAGATGGTCAAATTTTGCATAACTTTGTGGAAACTTCATTTCCTAATTATCTTTTACGGATTTTAGACCAATCACTTATACCAAAACATGAAGAAGCAACAATAGATGAAGAAAACCGTCTGAATCTAACTCTAGCGGTCGAAAAGTGCTTAGTTTCACTTTTAAAGATTGGACTTACTTGTTTAGTGGAGTCACCAAAAGAAAGAATGAATACGGTGGATGTCACTAGAGagctaacaaaataaaaaaaaactttcttgcTGGTAAGTGGTaagataaatgaaaatttatctTATTCTCTGCATATTACTAGAGAATAAATGTAGATGTGTCAGTTTGCTTTGTCTGCCAAATTTTAATAgcagttctttttataataatgcACTTTTGtcctctgttttttattttattttttgaattgttTCACACATAATAGTTTTCCTTTCCAAACTTCACAACATAATCAAATTGAGTTTTCTACTAGATGCTTAATTGCATATGTTGTTGGCTTCGGTTCTTACCTGATTAATTGCTTATGTAGTTATAATGTTGGTTTCTTCCATTTTGTTATGTATTGCAAAATTCTAAAACTACAAAGGTAACCGGGCTTGTTTTAggtgttgaaacttgaaaaatcAAGCTGAGACCAAATGCCACAGTTATTTCAGAAACTGATTCGTATATTGTATGTTGTACTCTAGTAGAGTTTATTGCCAAGGTTTGGAGctgtttaataattttagtcAGTTATCTACTCATATGAATGCGTCAATCCATCTTTCAAGTAATATATCTTATACTCAATTAACGTAATACTCCATCTAAGTAGTGGAATTATTgtactttctttatttttatttctcatgattttccaaattttaatttagagcATTAAATTGCTTTCAAACTAAATCCATATTCACCataccaattttttattttattttattttgtactttGGAGATCCATAAAATTGTGTTTAATATTCAGGGACTAAAATATCAGAGATTGCTTTCTAAATTTTGTTTGAGACGTGAAATTTATAAaggtaaaaacataaaatcttccatatgaaatatacaaataaatgagaaaaaacaCATGACATCGGTCATAATAAAAGTGGACTTCAGTGGTACAAGTTGATGCAGTTACTGCATATGTTTCAGAGACTTTCAATCAATCTCTCTATTTAAGGATGTTCTCATTTCTTAGTCCAAGTCTTATGTAAAATCATGTTGCAGATTCAATGTTTAAATAAATTGCGAAAGCAGTAAATCTATTCAGCGACAACTTTTGtaggtgtcatacaaagatcaAACAATTTAATCTGGTGTTTTTTCTGTCAGTTTGAGACAGCAAGTTAGCAATATATGAAACATTGAAGAGATCAAATTACACTTTCCACTCGTTcgtcattttttaaatgtatctGTTATTGTAATACTTCCGAATAAAAAAACTGACACTGAAGGTGTTGATATAAAACAATATAGAAGATGTAAACTGCACCTGAACATACTGAGCTGATGTAAGTCTTGTTAGTTTCACTGCATGGATGACTTTATGTTGGAGTCCACCTAAACCAAGACAATCTCATTATGTAATTTATTCAAGCAGCTTTCACAATATATTGAATGCAGGAGAATGACTTGACTTGCCCGCAAATTGTTCacgtttacatattttttaagtttctgTTAAagtccatttttcttttctgctaATTAATGTCTAACTAGCTTGCAACCTGAGTTATTTTTTCTAGACAACACTATAAATTTGCATGATCCATTATCTGTATGTCCTTTGAGGAGTTGACTGTGTCTACTATGTATAGAAAATGTGGCTTTAATTGCAGCTGCTATTATTTATAAGTTCCTCGAGTTGATAGATCCTGAAGACATTAGGTAGGAGCTAGTTCATATATTAAGTCTTTAAAAAAAGACGGTGTCATCTTTATTTGTTAGTGGGGAAATTGCTTAAGGGTGGAGTCCTCATAATTGTGTGCTCTGCCAAGTCTGGTTATGGCTAGAGAAGTGAGAACTTACTTTGTAGCTTGAATGTGTGAGTGACTGTGGAAGCAATTGCTTTTTCTACGACAATTATGTGCCCCAAATTACAAGATGATTTTAAGTTTGGATTTATGCAAGTTTTCAAATGTGTATGCATCACATCACTTCACTCTCCAAAAtcccttattttaaaaaagtcaaATCCAACAAATAGAGGTACTTAGACATTAGGAGGAGGTCTTACTGTCACTAATGCACTATTTGACTCAAAAGAAGGGAAATgagaaatctaataaaaaaaaaaaggaaaataagagCTTTTAATGTGGAGAAGTAAGAACACCTTATTTGATTTATAAGGcggagaagaaaaaaggaaataaacaaatttattattatttaatcaggGTAGTCAAATATAGCCATTATTAActtaagaataatttaatttaggggaGCCAAAATAGTGTGGAGATATTCTTCTCTCTCACTTCTCCAAAATTTTGAACCCaacatgaaaattttataaaagtccTGCCTTCCGCCTCCCTCTATTTCTGTACAATTAAACACCGTGTGAAATAGTTTTAGGAGGTAAGGAACTTTCTCACCATTGAAACtttgcaacaattttttttattaataataaaaatgctaGTAAGTGCTTTAATGAAGAAAGAATCAAGATAATGATAACCAACAAAATTCTCCATAGCTGAACCATAATTTTTCACTCACCCACacgaaataaaattaaaaaatgcaagacaaaTATAAGACAATCCTACATCTTTCAGGGTTTGTTCCAGCATCCTCAAGCTTTACCCAAAAATGTTGAATTCTGTTATCACCGTAACATAAAATTCAAGGATATAACATTATCAACCATTTAAAGCTAGTATATCTCATCATCAGGAATATCTGGGGTTAGGAATTTCCTGGGGTCTTTACTTATTTCTTCATAGTTTAGTGTTGATTTCACTCTTTCTGGCACTGGCATGAGAGGAATAATGCTATCTCTATCGATTACACCATCAATAATTCCGTATTCCACTGCTTCAATTGGAGACATATATTTATCCCTATCAATATCTTTCTGCACTTGTTCAAATGAGCGTCCAGTGAAACTTGATATAATTCTTGTGATATTATTCTTGTTGTGCATAACTTCTTTAGCCTGAATTTCTACATCTATAGCTTGCCCACTAGCACCTCCAAGAGGTTGATGAACCATAATTCGTGTATTTGGCATAGCAAAGCGCTTGCCTTTGGTCCCACCACCAAGTATAACAGAAGCTGTTGATGCTGCAATGCCGAGTGCAACTGTGGAAACATCGGCCCTCACAAGCTGTACAGCGTCATAGATAGCCATTGTAGcactaaattaaaaacaagcaaAGTAAATAAGCAGTGAAAAAGGAGTAAGgcatcaaacaaaataaaaacttgcAATGAAAAGCATACCATGCAGAAAAGATTGCTAATCAACTAGAACTTGACACAACATAACTCCAAGCAAACCTATAGGCTATACAGACTTCCAATTAATTCTCTTAGCTGCCTAACAGCATAAGGAACCAAGTTGTAAACCCGAAAAGAAAGCAAATATCTTGGTTTAATCAGCATTACTAATTCAGCCCAAAACAGTAGGAAAAAGAAGCTCTTGTTGAAATTAAAGAAATGGCAGGCCCTTCAGATATGGCCTTAGTTCTCGTTACTAGaatggagaaagagaagagtatAAAAGCAAAAGGAATAGATGAAGAGAAAACTCTTCATCAATCAAATCAGAGGTCTCCATTCTCTTTGCATACACACCAAAGTCACTCCTTTGAAGTAATCATTATACAGGAAACCATGAAGAGGATAAGAAACCACTTCATCTGATAACATGCTAAAACAAGTAGCTGCcattgaaaattttagaattCCTCTCCAACAATAGGcaccaaataataaataataacaaacacagcACACAGCCAAAGTGACATGCCAGAATCATTTGCAGCAAGATCCAAGTCTCTAAATCCTAAAATCTTCAAAAACTGAAGTCTTTTATAGAGATCGGATATTTCTTTAAGGGGACAGGATTTCAGAAGATATGGGAAATAAAGGActtcttttacaaataatttggATATTTCAAGGGGCACATTGTTTATTTGGTCACAGGATAATTCCATAACAACATCAACAGGATAAAGCATGGTGCAATTAATATACTAGCACAGGAGGGAAAAGTTACACCTTTCATCAAACAACAAGCAAGATACAAGAAAATGGGACATAATGGAAGGGGATTGTTTTTTCCCTGAAATTAAAGATGACCACTTAATAGTTTGAAGCCCATAAAGCACATTAGCTTGTAAAAGTAAGAAAATTGGATTAATGAATATAATgcaaatgaaataaacattATGAATGAAGTGATATAAAAGTATCAGCCAACCATTTTGGTGCTACGATTGTCGACAGAAACCCTTCAGtacaattgaaaattaatttgtcaATTGATGACCAAGCTTATAGTTGAAACCATATCAATTGTCTACACACCCCAAACTTTGTCTCATTCACCATATGGAATAGAATTCTTTGCAGTGTACCTCAAATCATGTCAGACATGAACACAAAAGATGTTTTCCttgattgttttaatttaagttGAAATTAAGAAGCATAGAGATGGTACAGACATGAACACAAAAGAGGCACCCAGTAGCATGGCAAAATCTAAAATACTAACCACTAAGGAATCAAGGACACAACACATCATAGACAAATAGAGATATGTAGGTGTGTGCATATGTACATGTGTGTGAAGTGAACTGTGAAGGTCAATCTTATGTGGAAATGAAAAGAATTTAGATTATCAGATTTGTCAGAATAGACAAGACTAAAACATCAAgtcataaaacattttaaaatgctCATACACAACGACTTGATGTTTTAATCTGGAACTCAATCATGTGTACAAGTCTAACAATTAAGATTCACTCCTCTCATTTTTCACATAAGATTGGCATTCCCACTATTCCTTAGAACCACTCCTTATATCTGTCCTGTCAGTGAGCAAAAACACCAAGGAACAAAATTATAACTTAAATAAGCCCAGTACACCTTAAACCATGTTTAGAGTTTAGACTCTATTTAACAATTGTTAAATATCGAAATACATCATTTTTTTGTTCCTACAGACTACAAGTATTGTATAGGTGTATGTTACCCAATAAATGTTAAATATGACTATATGAGCATGGCTCTTTCTATAAGCACATGCTTCAAAGTTGCAAATGCATGACTGCCCAAGGTTTGGTGTGATGCCAAACACAAATGGGTTATACTTGAGTAGGTTTGGCTTTCAGTggaaaattaataagaaaacaacaacaacaacaacaacaacgccttatcccactaggtagGGTCGGCTACAtagatcaacttccgccataatgttctatcaagtaccatacttctatccaaatcattaagttcgagatccttcttgataacctctcttatagtctttttgggtcttcctctgcctcgaattgtttgccttctctccatctggtctactctcctcactacagagtctaccggtcttctctctacatgcccaaaccacctaagtctattttccaccatcttctctacaataggcgctactccaaccctctctctaatagctccgtttctaattttatcctgtcgagtcttaccacacatccaccgcaacatcctcatctccgctacacctactttagtctcatgttggctcttgaccgcccaacattctgttccgtacaaaattgccgatcttaccgcagtccgataaaactttccctttagcttgatcggtacctttgcatcacataacacccccgatgtttttctccatttcatccatcctgcttgaatgcgatgattcacatccccttcaatttctccatcatcctgtattacagacccaagatatttaaaccgtgtgacttgagggataatatggtctcctattttcacctctgagttagatacCCCcctacttttgttgaacttacattccatatacctcaagaaaacaaaagcaaaaaaaaaaagtggagatgACAAAATGAGAAAACTGAAGGCATATTCTGTATATACTTTCATACTTCACTTTTCACTTAAGCAAACATGTGATTTAGATATTTCCCTACCAGGAATACAAATATTGATGTATTCAGTGCCTTCAAGTACATAACACAAATCATTAATTATCTGTGCcagaaaagacaaaaacaaaaaaatcaagagcAAATGCCAAATAGACTGACTCTCCTATACGTTAGGTCAGTGCACCTTGCATTTAAGAGTTCAGCTAACAAGCTTTCAGTGCTTCCCAGTTTGGTCCGTGAGTGTATTGAATAAAACATGAGaaaggataaaagaaaataatgcattcagttagtttttattttcaaattagttgGGTGGCTTCcactaataattataaaatgctGCTTTGTTTTCACTTCATTATCTATTTTCAAGATTtcagaatttttcacaaaatcatgagACAAGGTGACATTTTTGCAATTATTAGTGAAAAAACatcaaatgaaaacaaaaacataaatattgcaATGCCCCAACTAAAACTTCTTATTCAGGGGACAATATCTCCTCCTAAAACGGCAAACTCAAAATGCAAAAGCTACAACTAAGCAAAACACTTCAGCAGAAACCAGGAAAGACCTTGCAATGCCCCAACTAAAATGAGAggaataatatcatcaacatttgAAAGCCATTGAATTGTATAAATATTGAATAGTATAAACTGCaggcatgaaaacaaaaggactTTCACTGTCAACGGCCCAGTGAAGGGTTTTACATATACCAAAACACTATCAGAAAtccataagaagaagaaataaagacCATCCCAAATTAACCATAGAACTCTTCCTTGTTCAATTGAATGAACCTGTTGATGTTTTATGTCACTTCATTCAAAGCAAGCTTCAAGCAGCAgtataatcaattaaatatttggtTACCACTTACCAATAACCACTGCAAAcagtaatttaaacaacaaaataatttatttatttttcagttcCCCACAAGTATCTTCCTTCAGAGATAGTCTTATTTGAGACAAGACACTGTCTGACACTAAATGTGAATATCTCCCAGGCTATTCAAACCTTAGTTCATCACGTGATGGAGATTAACCCCTTCCACTAGAACTAACCCTCGTTGGTAAAAGTTCCACCTATCCCTTACTCACTATATCCTTATTTCTCgggaaaaattcaattaaaaaaaaggtgttTTTACTACTACCCTTTACTCTTCTGTGCCCAATCCACTTCCTTTATCATATACATACATTTGCTATACCATTCTAAAAAGGAACTCagacaacacaaaaacaaaaaccctCATTGGTTAGACTTCCCATCTATCCCTAATTCCTTTATATCTTATTTTcctcaaaatttcaattttttt contains:
- the LOC100812280 gene encoding ATP-dependent Clp protease proteolytic subunit 4, chloroplastic codes for the protein MDLLSISPSHPLPSSIRTLSSNPKSPISSSFFTPKPHSRFSKPSKTPARCVFTASPIPSKIPNFGSQSRNPGLTFELSAPQTPSTAARGAEGDVMGLLLRERIVFLGSSIDDFVADAIMSQLLLLDALDPTKDIRLFINSTGGSLSATMAIYDAVQLVRADVSTVALGIAASTASVILGGGTKGKRFAMPNTRIMVHQPLGGASGQAIDVEIQAKEVMHNKNNITRIISSFTGRSFEQVQKDIDRDKYMSPIEAVEYGIIDGVIDRDSIIPLMPVPERVKSTLNYEEISKDPRKFLTPDIPDDEIY